A genomic stretch from Edaphobacter aggregans includes:
- the rplJ gene encoding 50S ribosomal protein L10, whose amino-acid sequence MALSRSAKTEKVKKLASELETSTSAIIGTFAGLTASKDFELRKTIRNAGGSYHVVKNKLAARASEGTKIEAALQGLKGVSAVAYTSGDPVALAKALSTWVKDNAEFTFKLGIIDGKVIDVREIGELATMPGKEELFSKLLFLIQSPAQRLATVINATGRDLAVVINQGVEKGKFAGSAAPAEAAVAAPAEAPVAEAVASEAPVAEAPAAEAVAEPPAVEAPAVEPTPEG is encoded by the coding sequence ATGGCACTGTCCAGATCAGCAAAGACGGAGAAGGTTAAGAAGCTCGCAAGCGAGCTTGAGACCTCGACCTCCGCTATTATCGGCACGTTTGCCGGTCTCACGGCATCGAAGGACTTCGAGCTGCGCAAGACGATCCGCAATGCGGGTGGCAGCTATCACGTGGTTAAGAACAAGCTCGCGGCGCGCGCCAGCGAAGGCACCAAGATTGAGGCTGCTCTGCAGGGTCTCAAGGGCGTCTCGGCGGTTGCGTATACGTCGGGCGATCCGGTCGCTCTGGCCAAGGCGCTTTCGACCTGGGTCAAGGACAACGCAGAGTTCACGTTCAAGCTGGGCATCATTGACGGCAAGGTGATCGATGTCCGCGAGATTGGCGAATTGGCGACGATGCCGGGCAAGGAAGAGCTCTTCTCGAAGCTTCTCTTCCTCATTCAATCGCCTGCGCAGCGGCTTGCTACGGTCATCAATGCAACTGGGCGTGACCTGGCGGTCGTGATCAACCAGGGCGTCGAGAAGGGCAAGTTTGCTGGTTCGGCGGCTCCTGCTGAGGCAGCGGTTGCTGCTCCCGCTGAGGCTCCTGTTGCTGAGGCCGTTGCTTCAGAGGCTCCAGTAGCCGAAGCTCCTGCCGCAGAGGCAGTTGCAGAGCCCCCCGCAGTAGAGGCTCCAGCAGTTGAGCCGACTCCTGAGGGCTAA
- the rplL gene encoding 50S ribosomal protein L7/L12: MADIQQLEDSIVSLSLLEASALVKKLEERLGVSAAAAVAAAPAGGGVAAAAPVEEKTEFTVILKDAGANKINTIKAVREVTALGLKEAKDLVDGAPKPLKENISKDDAAAIAKKFEGVATVEIK, from the coding sequence ATGGCAGACATCCAGCAGTTGGAAGATTCAATCGTTAGCCTGAGCCTCCTCGAGGCCTCGGCTCTGGTCAAGAAGCTCGAAGAGCGTCTTGGCGTTTCGGCAGCGGCAGCAGTTGCAGCAGCCCCCGCAGGAGGCGGCGTTGCGGCAGCGGCTCCGGTCGAAGAGAAGACCGAGTTCACCGTCATCCTGAAGGATGCCGGCGCGAACAAGATCAACACCATCAAGGCTGTACGCGAAGTGACCGCTCTTGGGCTGAAGGAAGCCAAGGACTTGGTTGACGGCGCTCCCAAGCCTCTGAAGGAGAACATTTCGAAGGATGACGCAGCAGCCATCGCGAAGAAGTTCGAAGGCGTTGCAACCGTCGAAATCAAGTAG
- a CDS encoding papain-like cysteine protease family protein: MKPIAISAVSWGANRLDIFGLGTNNSMFHKAWANAWYPSASGWEAIGGVFNSAPAAVCWGPNRIDLFGLGTDNQMYHKAWNVNAWSPSQTGWTAFGGVFNSRPAVVSWGPNRIDLFGLGTDNQMYHKYWNGSAWGPSITGWEALGGVFNTPPTVVSWGPNRLDIFGLGTDNQMYHKAWNGSSWYPSVTGWEALGGVFDSPAAAVCWGPNRIDLFGLGTDNQMYHKAWNVNIWSPPGTGWTPFGGTFDSPPAVVAWGPNRLDLFGLGTDDQMYHKAWNGSAWLPSITGWEALGGVFHSAPAVVSWGANRLDLFGLGTDNQMYHKAWNGSAWLPSPTAWEALGGIFDLAPVGDSRNLSLSEQFQVESEWCWSATTCSITKYYDPASPWTQCTLVNKAYNQTTCCANGSSSACNQPWYPDQALTITGHLSSTTGRAESLAEVMREINASHPISIAIYWYGGGGHNPAIDGYDVTSPSYPTIDIQDPIYGHSTQDFGTFPHSYNGGANWGNSYLTH, from the coding sequence ATGAAGCCAATTGCAATATCAGCCGTCTCGTGGGGCGCCAATCGCCTCGATATCTTTGGGCTTGGCACCAACAACTCGATGTTCCACAAAGCCTGGGCCAATGCCTGGTACCCGTCGGCCTCCGGCTGGGAGGCAATCGGCGGTGTCTTCAATAGTGCCCCGGCAGCGGTCTGCTGGGGGCCCAACCGCATCGACCTGTTCGGCCTTGGCACCGACAACCAGATGTATCACAAGGCTTGGAACGTGAACGCCTGGTCACCCTCTCAGACGGGGTGGACAGCGTTTGGCGGTGTCTTCAACAGCCGGCCCGCAGTGGTCTCCTGGGGTCCTAACCGCATCGACCTCTTTGGCCTCGGCACCGATAACCAGATGTACCACAAGTATTGGAATGGCAGTGCGTGGGGACCTTCCATCACCGGTTGGGAGGCGCTTGGCGGCGTCTTCAATACTCCCCCTACAGTAGTTTCGTGGGGTCCTAATCGTCTGGATATCTTCGGGCTCGGCACCGACAACCAGATGTACCACAAGGCCTGGAATGGAAGTTCCTGGTATCCCTCTGTAACGGGATGGGAGGCGCTCGGCGGCGTCTTCGATAGTCCTGCAGCGGCGGTCTGCTGGGGACCCAATCGCATCGACCTCTTCGGGCTCGGCACCGACAACCAGATGTATCACAAGGCCTGGAATGTCAATATTTGGTCTCCTCCGGGGACGGGTTGGACGCCGTTTGGCGGCACCTTTGATAGTCCCCCTGCGGTGGTCGCGTGGGGTCCCAATCGCCTGGACCTCTTTGGGCTCGGCACCGATGATCAGATGTACCACAAGGCCTGGAATGGCAGCGCGTGGCTTCCTTCGATCACCGGATGGGAGGCGCTCGGCGGTGTCTTCCATAGCGCACCCGCGGTGGTCTCCTGGGGAGCTAATCGTCTGGACCTCTTCGGCCTTGGCACCGACAACCAGATGTACCACAAGGCTTGGAATGGCAGCGCGTGGCTTCCTTCGCCCACGGCTTGGGAGGCGCTGGGCGGCATCTTCGATCTCGCTCCTGTGGGAGATTCACGCAACCTGAGCCTCAGTGAGCAGTTTCAGGTGGAGTCGGAGTGGTGCTGGTCGGCGACGACGTGCAGCATTACCAAGTACTACGATCCCGCGTCGCCCTGGACGCAATGCACTCTTGTCAACAAGGCTTACAACCAGACTACCTGTTGTGCCAATGGCAGCAGTTCAGCGTGCAACCAACCCTGGTATCCGGATCAGGCGCTCACGATCACCGGGCATCTCAGCTCGACGACAGGCAGAGCTGAATCGCTTGCCGAGGTAATGCGGGAGATCAATGCATCACATCCGATCTCGATAGCGATCTATTGGTACGGTGGTGGAGGCCACAACCCGGCGATCGATGGGTACGATGTCACCAGTCCCTCCTACCCCACCATCGATATCCAGGATCCCATCTACGGACACTCAACGCAGGACTTTGGCACCTTCCCGCACTCCTACAACGGCGGGGCCAATTGGGGAAATAGCTATCTCACCCACTAG
- the fahA gene encoding fumarylacetoacetase, producing the protein MAKRTPSAHQSWLPAANDSANGFPLTHLPYGAFETEGQQHLCVAIGTHLLDLYECAASKLLPRSIAAACQAAILNPLMALGPRSWALLRDTLTELLHISVETSRRQVAEAALHSIAGATLLKAIHIPDYTDFYASIHHATRVGKLFRPDQPLFPNYKHVPIGYHGRASSILPSGIPIQRPHGQTCPDKPDGAPGFGPTKSLDYELELAFYIGQSNPLGTPIPVGKASSHIFGISLLNDWSARDIQSWEYQPLGPFLAKNFATTVSPWVTPMAALEPFRAPASPRPKGDPKPLPYLRSSADQRSGSLDIKLEVFLSTNTMRANKLPPFLLSRSNVQDLYWTPAQLLAHHTSNGCNLQIGDILATGTISGPSPTSAGCLLELTSNGAKPIALPTGETRSFLSDGDEVILRGTCETPDHPRLTLGECRAAILRAHSPSTA; encoded by the coding sequence ATGGCCAAGCGAACTCCCTCCGCGCACCAGAGTTGGCTCCCCGCAGCTAATGATTCCGCAAACGGCTTCCCCCTAACCCACCTCCCCTATGGAGCCTTCGAAACCGAAGGCCAGCAGCACCTCTGTGTCGCCATTGGCACCCACCTGCTCGACCTCTACGAATGCGCCGCATCCAAACTCCTCCCGCGAAGCATAGCCGCCGCCTGTCAAGCCGCGATCCTGAATCCACTCATGGCCCTCGGCCCGCGTTCCTGGGCGCTGCTCCGCGATACCCTCACGGAACTCCTCCATATCTCCGTCGAAACATCCCGCAGACAAGTCGCCGAAGCCGCACTCCACTCCATCGCCGGCGCCACGCTCCTCAAGGCAATACACATCCCCGACTACACCGACTTCTACGCCTCCATCCACCACGCCACCCGCGTCGGCAAGCTCTTCCGCCCCGACCAGCCGCTCTTTCCCAACTACAAACACGTCCCCATCGGATATCACGGTCGTGCGTCCTCAATCCTTCCCAGCGGCATCCCCATCCAGCGTCCCCACGGACAGACCTGCCCTGACAAACCTGACGGCGCTCCCGGCTTCGGCCCCACCAAATCACTCGACTACGAACTGGAGCTGGCGTTCTACATCGGCCAATCCAACCCTCTCGGAACCCCCATCCCAGTCGGAAAGGCATCTAGCCACATCTTCGGCATCTCGCTCCTCAACGACTGGTCCGCCCGCGACATCCAGTCCTGGGAGTACCAGCCTCTCGGCCCCTTCCTCGCCAAAAACTTCGCAACAACCGTCTCCCCTTGGGTAACACCGATGGCCGCTCTCGAACCCTTCCGCGCCCCTGCCTCACCGCGCCCCAAAGGAGACCCCAAGCCACTTCCATACCTCCGCTCATCAGCCGATCAACGATCGGGCAGCCTCGACATAAAGCTCGAAGTATTCCTCTCGACCAACACTATGCGGGCAAACAAGCTCCCCCCATTTTTACTGAGCCGATCCAACGTTCAGGACCTTTACTGGACCCCCGCCCAACTCCTCGCACACCACACCAGCAACGGTTGCAACCTCCAGATCGGCGACATCCTCGCCACCGGAACCATCTCTGGCCCATCCCCCACCTCGGCAGGCTGCCTTCTCGAACTCACAAGCAACGGCGCAAAACCCATCGCCCTGCCCACCGGCGAAACCCGCAGCTTCCTCTCCGACGGCGATGAGGTCATCCTCCGCGGAACCTGCGAGACCCCCGACCACCCACGCCTCACCCTCGGAGAGTGCCGAGCCGCCATCCTCCGTGCCCACTCTCCCAGCACCGCTTAG
- the rplA gene encoding 50S ribosomal protein L1, whose protein sequence is MSKNLAKARALVEPRPYVLADAVPLLQKAKYAKFDETVDLTMRLGVDPKHADQMVRGTVVLPHGLGKTKVVAVIASGDKVRDAEAAGAEFFGGEELVEKIQKENWTAFDALIATPDMMKSVGRLGKVLGPKGLMPNPKTGTVTTNVADAVKEIKAGKVEFRTDKTALVHVPVGKLSFDKQKLIDNAMTVISSVVKAKPSAAKGKYIKGVTLSSTMGPGIQLDYAAAELAGKA, encoded by the coding sequence ATTTCTAAGAATTTGGCGAAGGCGCGTGCGCTCGTTGAGCCCCGTCCTTATGTCCTGGCGGATGCGGTTCCGCTGCTCCAGAAAGCAAAGTATGCGAAGTTTGATGAGACCGTCGATCTGACGATGCGTCTCGGTGTCGACCCGAAGCACGCCGACCAGATGGTTCGCGGCACGGTCGTTCTGCCGCACGGTCTGGGTAAGACCAAGGTTGTGGCCGTTATCGCTTCGGGCGATAAGGTTCGCGACGCTGAGGCTGCCGGCGCGGAGTTTTTCGGCGGCGAAGAGTTGGTCGAGAAGATTCAGAAGGAAAACTGGACAGCGTTTGATGCCCTGATCGCGACCCCCGACATGATGAAGTCAGTCGGACGTCTCGGTAAGGTGCTTGGACCGAAGGGTTTGATGCCGAATCCGAAGACTGGCACTGTGACCACGAATGTAGCTGATGCGGTCAAGGAGATCAAGGCTGGTAAGGTCGAGTTCCGTACGGACAAGACTGCTCTGGTTCACGTTCCGGTTGGCAAGCTCTCGTTCGATAAGCAGAAGCTGATCGACAACGCGATGACGGTCATCTCGAGCGTGGTCAAGGCGAAGCCTTCGGCGGCCAAGGGTAAGTACATTAAGGGCGTAACGCTGAGCTCGACGATGGGCCCCGGCATCCAGCTGGACTACGCTGCCGCTGAGTTGGCTGGCAAGGCGTAA
- a CDS encoding SPL family radical SAM protein — MAKINSASLFPIFPQHPIGIARLAAEAKHADDGHLIEFKTLAVRSILNRTVSRRMLWMAYSINPYRGCEFGCRYCYARYTHEFMAPKTPETAGYASEEATPETQPACLHNPEPIDIHDQDSPHDPGPPDLHNPLTFERLIFLKQNAAWLLEQELRKINPAEEIALGTATDPYQPIERRAGITRSILEVFARKSGYRLGIVTKSRLITRDIDLLAEIARHNTLAVNITITTADAALARKLEPRAPRPDLRFEAVRLLREAGIRTGILCSPLLPGITDSEEALDGMARRAAEANASYFVANPLFLKPCSRPTYLSFVREHFPSLEPDYHRRFDNADFASPAYRQQMSEVVYRVCRKYNLGGRSKDRSRPRTGEVLRKPEPTIEAATQKRLFA, encoded by the coding sequence ATGGCGAAAATAAACAGCGCGTCGCTCTTCCCTATCTTCCCCCAGCACCCCATTGGCATCGCCCGCTTGGCCGCCGAGGCCAAACACGCCGACGACGGCCATCTCATCGAATTCAAGACCCTCGCCGTCCGCAGCATCCTCAACCGAACCGTCTCCAGACGCATGCTCTGGATGGCCTACAGCATCAACCCATACCGTGGATGCGAGTTTGGCTGCCGTTACTGCTATGCGCGCTACACGCATGAGTTCATGGCGCCAAAAACTCCGGAGACTGCTGGCTACGCCTCGGAGGAGGCCACGCCCGAGACCCAACCAGCCTGCCTGCACAATCCGGAGCCCATCGACATTCACGATCAGGACTCCCCTCACGATCCTGGGCCTCCTGACCTGCACAATCCCCTCACCTTCGAGCGCCTCATCTTCCTCAAGCAAAACGCTGCCTGGCTGCTCGAACAGGAGCTACGAAAGATCAACCCCGCCGAAGAAATTGCCCTCGGCACCGCCACTGATCCTTACCAGCCCATAGAACGCCGCGCCGGCATCACCCGCAGCATCCTCGAAGTCTTCGCCCGCAAGTCTGGCTACAGGCTTGGTATCGTCACCAAATCCCGCCTCATCACCCGCGACATCGACCTCTTAGCCGAGATCGCCCGCCACAACACCCTTGCGGTCAACATCACCATTACCACCGCAGACGCCGCTCTCGCCCGCAAACTCGAACCCCGCGCCCCACGCCCCGATCTCCGCTTCGAGGCCGTCCGACTCCTGCGCGAAGCCGGCATCCGCACCGGAATCCTTTGCTCCCCGCTGCTCCCTGGCATCACCGATTCGGAAGAAGCCCTCGACGGCATGGCCCGCCGAGCCGCGGAGGCAAACGCCAGCTATTTCGTTGCCAACCCGCTCTTCCTCAAGCCGTGCTCACGTCCTACCTACCTGAGCTTCGTTCGCGAGCACTTCCCTTCCCTCGAACCCGACTACCACCGCCGCTTCGACAACGCTGACTTCGCCTCCCCCGCCTATCGCCAGCAGATGTCTGAGGTCGTCTACCGCGTCTGCCGCAAATACAATCTGGGCGGCCGCTCCAAAGACCGCTCACGACCGCGAACCGGTGAAGTGCTACGCAAACCGGAACCCACCATAGAAGCCGCAACACAGAAGAGACTCTTTGCCTAA
- a CDS encoding phospholipase D-like domain-containing protein, whose amino-acid sequence MSTRDASAKTSPQAVLTPVSVSFPNTAVGKTSAAQTVTLSNPGTATLKITGITLTGTDPKDFSLSKTCGSKLSKGASCTLSVTFAPSASASLSAIVSVTDNAAGSPHTVSLSGTGTGATVSTQSLVIEPDQGITPIYDLLNSAKKSIDMTMYELIDTQAQQILAQQAAKGVVVRVILDQALEKSRNVPVYTFLNANGVKAVWANPAFAASHQKTVTVDGKTTAIMSLNLTSQDYSSTRDFAVIEGNANDVAAVEATFNADFASSAITPPTGDDLIWSPTNSLTALLGLINSAKASLKVENEEMGDAQIVTALENAAKRGVAVEVAMTNSGTYTTEFNALKAAGVKISTYTPTAPLYIHAKLILADYGESGQVAFVGSENFSSPSLTQNRELGLMVTDPGILGSLNTTFGSDFQGGTPWP is encoded by the coding sequence TTGTCGACACGGGACGCTTCTGCTAAGACCAGTCCTCAAGCCGTACTGACACCGGTGTCCGTGTCGTTCCCTAACACAGCCGTAGGTAAGACAAGTGCTGCTCAGACTGTGACGTTGTCGAATCCTGGTACGGCGACGTTGAAGATCACCGGAATTACTTTGACCGGCACTGATCCTAAGGACTTCTCGCTCAGCAAGACTTGCGGGTCGAAGCTGTCCAAGGGGGCTAGCTGTACGCTGTCGGTTACGTTTGCTCCGTCCGCTTCGGCGAGCTTGAGTGCAATTGTCAGTGTTACGGACAATGCTGCAGGATCACCTCACACTGTCAGTCTTAGCGGAACCGGCACGGGGGCTACCGTTTCGACGCAGTCGCTGGTCATTGAGCCGGACCAGGGGATTACGCCGATCTATGATCTGCTGAACTCTGCGAAGAAGAGCATCGATATGACGATGTATGAGCTGATTGATACCCAGGCTCAGCAGATTCTGGCGCAGCAGGCGGCCAAGGGCGTCGTGGTGCGAGTCATTCTTGATCAGGCTCTTGAAAAAAGCAGAAACGTGCCGGTTTACACGTTCCTGAATGCGAATGGAGTGAAGGCAGTTTGGGCTAATCCCGCCTTCGCGGCTAGTCACCAGAAGACGGTCACGGTTGACGGAAAGACGACGGCGATCATGTCGTTGAATCTCACGAGCCAGGACTACTCCAGCACGCGCGACTTCGCTGTGATTGAAGGCAACGCCAACGATGTTGCTGCTGTTGAGGCTACGTTCAATGCTGACTTTGCCTCGAGTGCGATCACGCCGCCTACAGGCGATGATTTGATCTGGAGTCCTACTAACTCGCTGACGGCTTTGCTCGGGTTGATCAACTCGGCGAAAGCGAGCTTGAAGGTGGAGAACGAGGAGATGGGAGATGCTCAGATTGTTACGGCGCTGGAGAACGCGGCAAAGAGGGGTGTGGCGGTTGAGGTTGCCATGACCAACAGTGGGACGTATACGACTGAGTTCAATGCGCTGAAGGCGGCGGGCGTGAAGATAAGTACGTACACTCCCACGGCCCCGCTTTACATCCATGCCAAGCTGATTCTGGCGGACTATGGGGAGAGTGGGCAGGTCGCGTTTGTTGGTTCGGAAAATTTCTCCAGCCCCTCGTTGACGCAGAATCGCGAGTTGGGGCTTATGGTGACCGATCCTGGGATTCTGGGATCACTAAATACTACGTTTGGGAGTGATTTTCAGGGCGGGACTCCCTGGCCTTAG